In Rhodamnia argentea isolate NSW1041297 chromosome 4, ASM2092103v1, whole genome shotgun sequence, the following proteins share a genomic window:
- the LOC115744638 gene encoding uncharacterized protein LOC115744638 gives MGEQSIFDRMMCNLRATCKYYTGYPKDLGPSRLVHFTSEREFVQLLHQGHPVVVAFTVRGNYTKHLDKVLEEAAVKFYPHVKFMRVECPKFPGFCISRQRKEYPFIEIFHSPEQASDQGRIADPNITKYSVKVLPFNYDQSVYGFREYFKRHGIKTSDPV, from the exons ATGGGTGAACAGTCAATTTTTGATAGGATGATGTGTAATCTTCGTGCAACATGCAA ATACTATACTGGTTATCCAAAGGATCTTGGACCATCACGTTTGGTTCATTTCACGTCGGAACGTGAGTTTGTGCAACTTCTTCATCAAGGTCATCCTGTGGTTGTCGCATTCACGGTCAG AGGTAATTACACTAAGCATTTGGACAAAGTGCTGGAGGAAGCAGCTGTTAAATTTTATCCTCATGTGAAATTTATGAGG GTGGAGTgtccaaaatttcctgggttcTGTATATCACGGCAGAGGAAGGAATATCCGTTTATTGAGATATTTCATAGTCCTGAACAG GCTTCTGACCAGGGAAGAATTGCTGATCCTAATATTACAAAGTACTCTGTCAAGGTTCTTCCA TTCAATTACGACCAAAGTGTGTACGGGTTCAGAGAATATTTCAAGCGCCATGGAATAAAGACATCAGATCCTGTTTAA
- the LOC115744500 gene encoding uncharacterized protein LOC115744500, with translation MGNCAPCRSSAVSLPACKNKSVRVVHWNGFVEDFEEPITVGEVTGKPAKHFVCTPAQLLSAGSKPMKPQVTLEPGRIYFLLPYSTLQADVSPVDLSALVRKLMVKAKASPGRPSGTSPGQSSPARSFDPIPIWNSPSRNSTSGPSWGSSPSSSSPGRSPTRLLGADGTVAGQRSVGAKSWRPVLGTIRERSFNRRSESDLQEKYSGQKRVV, from the coding sequence ATGGGTAATTGTGCGCCATGCAGATCATCAGCAGTATCATTACCTGCGTGCAAGAACAAGAGCGTCCGGGTGGTTCATTGGAATGGCTTCGTGGAAGACTTTGAGGAGCCCATCACGGTGGGTGAGGTCACGGGCAAGCCGGCCAAGCATTTCGTGTGCACCCCGGCTCAGCTCCTCTCAGCCGGGTCGAAACCCATGAAGCCGCAGGTCACGCTCGAGCCGGGCCGCATCTACTTCTTGCTTCCCTACTCCACTCTTCAGGCCGACGTGTCCCCCGTGGACTTGTCCGCATTGGTGAGGAAACTCATGGTGAAAGCGAAAGCTAGCCCGGGGAGACCAAGCGGCACTAGTCCTGGACAGAGCTCTCCGGCTCGGAGCTTCGACCCTATTCCGATTTGGAACTCGCCGAGTCGGAATTCCACTTCGGGCCCATCATGGGGTTCGAGTCCGTCTTCTAGTTCGCCAGGCCGGAGCCCGACCCGGTTATTGGGCGCAGACGGGACAGTGGCGGGGCAGAGGTCAGTAGGTGCTAAATCATGGAGGCCGGTTTTGGGTACCATCAGAGAGAGGTCATTTAACAGGAGAAGCGAGTCGGATTTGCAGGAGAAGTACTCCGGACAGAAGAGAGTGGTGTGA
- the LOC115744499 gene encoding aspartic proteinase CDR1-like, translated as MPPAPQLVEIDTASDLLWFQCLPCTTCFKQSPPLFDPAKSSTYSNIPCGSEDCRISRGKCDAYNKYCLYQRSYLDGTSTAGNLASEQATFETSDEGTIRVPIKVFGCGHVNKDTVDAQESEILGLSEGYASLTHGASKTKPMKPPRLAMTLVHPDSIHSPYYNPNATAYDLVERAINGSIARILSLSKRVAGPNDYAFRAGLIADNRGIAFIMKIPVGTPPAPQLLLIDTGSDLFWFQCKHCISCFKQSAPLFDPAKSSSYSNIRCNSAACAHSTGECDRDKACCTYLFSYVDGAGTRGNFASENVTFETSDEGTMVIPIRVVRCGHENKGSVDGQVTGTLGLSYHYYASLVQQVGSKFSIRIGDIHDPHYQYNQLVLGDDSVLEGHSTTLDMYGVHHYVNLQGISVGETRLKIDPGAFKRAPSGHGGVALDLGSVLTWLKGDGYVPLHDEVRRLLDPRLRRVEYGHNPEFLCYVGTMQKDLQQFPVVTFRFEDVAELVLDIDNMFFQVKPNMFCMTVVQSDVKLQVLTLIGVFAQQFHNIGYDILARKLFIQRIDCGLLDRAFP; from the exons ATGCCGCCGGCCCCGCAACTCGTGGAAATTGACACGGCAAGCGACCTCCTTTGGTTTCAGTGCCTGCCCTGCACTACTTGCTTCAAgcaatctcctcctcttttcGATCCCGCCAAATCGTCGACCTACTCCAATATCCCTTGCGGTTCCGAGGATTGTAGGATTTCTCGTGGCAAGTGTGACGCATATAACAAGTATTGCCTTTACCAGAGGTCGTATCTTGACGGAACCTCCACGGCCGGTAACCTCGCCTCTGAGCAAGCAACCTTCGAGACTTCCGACGAGGGCACTATAAGGGTACCGATTAAGGTGTTCGGATGCGGCCACGTGAACAAAGACACTGTGGATGCGCAAGAAAGTGAGATATTAGGACTAAGTGAAGGTTATG CATCCTTAACTCATGGTGCTTCCAAGACCAAACCCATGAAACCTCCGCGATTGGCCATGACACTTGTCCACCCTGATTCTATCCATTCTCCTTATTACAACCCAAACGCCACCGCCTACGATTTAGTTGAACGTGCCATCAATGGTTCAATTGCGCGCATTCTCTCCTTGAGCAAACGAGTTGCTGGTCCAAACGACTATGCCTTCCGTGCCGGTCTTATTGCAGACAATAGGGGAATTGCGTTCATCATGAAGATACCAGTCGGCACACCACCGGCACCACAGCTCTTACTTATCGACACAGGAAGCGACCTCTTCTGGTTTCAGTGCAAACACTGCATCTCCTGCTTCAAACAATCTGCTCCTCTCTTCGATCCCGCCAAATCCTCATCGTACTCCAATATCCGTTGCAACTCTGCTGCATGTGCTCATTCCACAGGCGAGTGCGACAGAGATAAGGCATGTTGTACTTATCTCTTTTCATATGTTGATGGAGCCGGCACACGCGGTAACTTTGCATCTGAAAACGTGACTTTCGAGACATCTGATGAGGGAACGATGGTAATACCAATTAGAGTGGTCAGATGCGGTCATGAGAATAAGGGCAGCGTCGATGGGCAAGTAACGGGCACATTAGGGTTAAGTTATCATTACTACGCATCTCTTGTTCAACAGGTAGGTTCGAAATTCTCCATCCGCATAGGCGACATACATGACCCGCACTATCAGTATAATCAACTGGTCCTCGGGGATGATTCAGTGCTCGAAGGCCATTCCACAACCCTCGACATGTATGGGGTTCACCATTACGTGAACCTCCAAGGCATAAGCGTCGGCGAGACCAGGCTAAAGATCGATCCCGGAGCATTCAAAAGAGCGCCTTCTGGACATGGCGGAGTTGCCTTAGACTTGGGATCGGTACTGACATGGCTGAAGGGAGATGGTTATGTCCCACTGCACGATGAAGTTCGAAGATTGCTTGACCCACGCTTACGTCGGGTGGAATACGGGCACAATCCGGAGTTCTTATGCTATGTTGGGACGATGCAGAAGGATCTACAACAGTTTCCAGTTGTAACGTTCCGTTTCGAAGACGTGGCCGAGCTAGTCCTCGACATCGACAACATGTTCTTCCAAGTGAAGCCAAACATGTTTTGCATGACAGTGGTTCAATCGGATGTCAAACTTCAGGTTTTGACCCTAATTGGAGTGTTCGCACAACAGTTCCATAATATCGGGTATGACATTCTAGCAAGAAAGCTCTTCATTCAAAGGATAGATTGTGGCCTTCTGGATCGTGCTTTTCCGTGA